The Anas acuta chromosome 12, bAnaAcu1.1, whole genome shotgun sequence sequence tgtttttcttttatttgtcaGTGAGCTACTCAGTGGATTGATCTGGCTCTTTAACATGAAGATGGCTCAGAGACCCTTTGGATTTATTGGCAAGTGTCTCAAATGAGACAGTTAATAGGGCTAGAGACCATGACTGAGGAACTGGGAAAAAATTTAATATTACATGGTTGGGAGGATCATGACTCCGGAATAGGACATAAACAATGATTTTTATGATAAAAATCCACGTTTCTTGTCCATATGTATTGCTGAATATCCTCATAAGCAGTGAttcttagctttcttttttcactgcatttatCTGCTGAGCACTGTTAATGCCATGTCTGCATTAGCAGCATGAAACTCTACCACCACAGAGTTACGCAGGCTCTTCCTGCATCCCTGGTTGTCACAGGACCCAACAGAGCCAGGTGCAGTCTCAGACAGGGACAGTCAAAAACATACTCCCAGCCTTGGCAGAGGGCCAGCCCCTTTGGAGAGCTACTGAACAGGTTTTAATATTGCTCTCTGCAATTTAACACACATCTGTAGAATGCAATTGAATCTCCTCTCCTCCACCGTGATAAAAATTGGCAGGTGAATGGGATAAAGCAGGAGACAAGGCAGAGATGTGCCTTGTGGGACCTGATTCTGTTTGCTTGATTACCTGTTAAACCCCAtatgctgttttgctttgtgaatagaaaaaggagaaagaatagCATTGAAAACTACCAAGcgaaaattaaaagaacaagaagaatATGAGGTTTCTAGCCTGGATTTCAGCAAAACATGCCCTCAGGTTTTTCATTCTGGTTCTCCACTAAAGTATTTATGGGGACAGTTTGAGGAAAGATTAAGGCTCCTGCAGGACAAGGAATCTACAGAATAAATTATTGCTGAATGTGCTGAAGACATGCTGGCTGCAGAGAGTAAGAGTGGGTGTGTGGCAGAGCATGCTGACAAAAAGGCTGTGGCGAGGTGCCACAATCTTGCTTTCACTAATTGGAAGGCAATAATGTCTAGCACCGGAATAGGAAGAGACGTGCAGAGCTTTCACTGCAATAAACAGCAAACCTGTGGTTTGTGAAAAGGCTGGGAGGCTCTGACTCGTTTACTGGTAGCATCATTATGAGGATTCTACTGATTCTACTTGCTCGTATCTCTGTTGGCTTAGAAGAAAAGGACATTACAGGAAAGGCCTCTGGAGAAAAcaattttccagtttttcatCATGCCCATCAACAAGGCAAAGAATTCAGGATTCCTGAATCATGTGGCCCAAGATTGGATGGGCAACCAAGGTCACAGCGTTTGCAGTTCTGAGTGGCATTCTTCCCAACGTTTTGTCAtattcacaaaaagaaaaaataaaaaaatgagtttaTGCTATGCATCTTGGAGAACATTCTTAAAGCAATTAGGGGAGCTGTGGAGAATGGAGGGGAAAAGAGTTGGAGCAAACAAAGAGTataattttctactttttcccTAAATATTCCTGTACACCCAAAATAGGCTCACCTGAATTTAGACTTTTTAATAGTGCATAGAAGTTTGGAAAGTATTGGAGGTCTTCAAAATTATCTTCAGAAGGcagttcatttcttctttccaagaTATTGGATGATGACCATGTGTTATCCACTGTGTCATCAATTTCCCCGTTACTGAAACTATCCTGATCAGTCTTGCTTGATGTCTCCacaaaagacataaaaatagataaatcaATGAGCACATTGCGTTTGGTGATAGAGATAATTGAGCAATAGTATCATCATCTCACACCAATATTTTCCTATCTACCAAGTGAAAACTAGACTgttttttcaaagttatttcaGTTTGGAATCTAGCTTAAAATTCAACATAATACActattaatttttctgtcttacgGAATTACTTTTAGAACTTCTTTAGTTTCCAGATTGAACTATTTATTCCCTAAAGTGAAACAGTCTACTTGTACTGTTTACTGAGTGAGTCAAAATTATTAGCTAAGAAATtaccattttttcctgttgcttttcctttatATCACTGTCTGCTCTGCTTGGAGGGTAATCAAAATCTTCAGACTCCTTCTCACGATCCTTTGCTTCATTTGCAATTAGCTGTTGTAAAACCTCTGCCACTTCATCTTCTAGGGTATAGGCCTGGCTCTCTGTgatctgttaaaatatttgttcagagTACTTATAGAATACTGTggttttcttaaaatgaatgCCAATATGAAACCTGaactttttaaatagtttgCTTCAAAGCTGAGCATAGATCAATTGGGTGTAATACATTcactgttttgtgtgtgtgtatacatggAGAGAGAtagacacacaaaaaacacatacaaacacacatcAAATATGTGTGCAtacccccccacccccgtgTAGCCAATAGGAAAATATAACCCTGTAGGGCTTAACACAATGGGGTCCAGCTTGAAAGATGGAACAGCAAGTGCAGCGTAactacagatatatatatatatatatacacgcacacattttctttaacaacATACGCATCTATGAGCAACTACAACAGAATACAGTAATATAGGGAGGAAAAACGCCAATAGCTTTCTGCAgcatcttcaaaatgtttttcctctgcttcgTAACAGCTGTCACTTGAATGACAAGTGTACTATGCAGCTGTCCCCACACACCTCCCTTTGTAATCAGTGGGATTCAGCATGCAATAGCTGATTGCAAATTCTAGTGCAGAAAAGATAAGACTAGTGTACTAAAATATAAGGATTCCATACTGCAATATCTCAACCATTGAGATATCCAGAGAACAGAGTAAAACCCAATCTTGTTACAATTCAGCAACAATGAGAAATGTATCCTCAGCCAATCAGCATCATTATATATCCTCTGACTATCGTAATTAGCAGGTGGACCAGGAATGAGCTCAGACCTTTCTCCATAAACGTCCAAAATTAATTGATAATTGTAAAGAACTACTTGAGaatcagaagaggaaaatttaaaggaaaaaatgagggCTTATATGGAGGAGCACAATCCACAAATGTTTTCTCCACATCAGGAACACTCTACAGTTTGGCATGTTTTGTTGCAAAGCTATCACAATAGCAATACTGTTACAGACCTAAACTAATGTGCAGAAAGGAGTCAAGATGTGCAGAAAGGAGTCAAGAAGCTTGCCTAGAGCCTGAAtctcattaattttctttcaagtcaGCATTATTCACTGGACACAGTGCTCATCCAAACTGTCTAAAAGAGCATTAAACCAACACACAACACAGCTGAATGAAGTATTAACAAGATACTTACTAGCCCCAGACTTAGAAGTTTTGAAACGATCTTGTCAAACACTCCTCTATCATTTTCCTCATAGATTCGCGTAGCAATTTTTTGAACTATGTCTTCAGCAGTCAAAGGAGTGCCATCTAATTGATGAAGGCCATCTGGATCATCTAAAAGGATTACAGTTTAACTGTGTGCTAACTGTCCTAACTGATTTGGATTAGACATCTTGCAAAAATGTTTGCCTGTATCTTTTTCACTTCAGAACAAAGCTGTACTTTTAAATACAGGTTAGGAACATACTTTGATACACACTTTGCATGCATCAGTCACAATGAAACGTTCTTCATGTCTTTTTTCTACacatgaaaaatgtctttataaCAGGCTCTTTTCTAACAGCAAGTACAACTGTCAGGAACATACTCTATTGCTCGTAGAAAAATTTGTAAGAATAAGAGAATATTGCTCACGTATCTGCTTATGTACCTCTTCCTGGTACTTGCCTTCATTGTATGGCTACTTAGAATAAAATATGTCATAACTAACAGCATATTATATTCTTGTTTGGATTTcataaaattaagttttaattaTGTAATCTTTACTTATGTTAAATAATATCATTGTGACCACTGAGAATGTGAATATGATGAGTAAGCTTTGATCTGTGATCAGTATACtcttatataattaaaaatatcctgAACTAAATGCTTCTTTCAACTCTCAGAGGACTCACTTAAACTACAAGTCAATTAACAACTCCCGTAGTAAAGGCAATTCTTTGTCTTTCAgtcacttcttttcttttagctaTGTGATAACGAGAATCATCTAACAGGCataacatttgaaataaatgtatgtgaATTATCTCTCTATAAAAGTACTTTTCCCTTTCAAACCAGAATAAATCACATTTTCGTTTAAAAATATGTCCCATTTTCTTCCATCAAATCTAAAGCTCTAAAAAACATGATGCGAATTACGGTTGGATGTTCCTTCTACAGAAGATGAGTGTAATAATCAACAGTAGTAATTCTTTTGTATCGTGTTTCAAAACCTAATTGCAATATGACAAGCTTCTACAACTGGAAATAACCAAAATTGCACTGCAGGAACAAATACAGCTCATGTTTAGTGATGAATGCAATATCCGTTATTACAATCAGTTTGCAAGAAAAGTCTAACCTAAGTGTTACTTAAAGGTAATTATAGAATACCTTGGAATTTATAATCCAGTCCACCTTTAGTAGAGTCATAGTCATCCACGACCCTGCGGTTCTTGGTAGAGTCTGCATCATCAATGGCCAATTGCTGTTCATACAAAGAGCTTCTAATTgattccctttctttttcattcctctctctttctgctACTGACTTTAGCAGATTCAAGTCATCAGCAAAGGAATAATTCCTGAACTCTGgcttattttctggaaaatatatcacatgacatatttttttttacctctttgaataccattatgaaaaaaaaaaaaaaaacaacaacagcaacacactataaaaccaggaaagaaatgttttaccTGTGGGAACTATTTTCCTATTCTTGTCTGCCTCAGCTTCGGCAATCTgacatatgaaaataaaataaattaaaacaacaacaaccacaaacaGAGGCAGAAGGAATAAATACACTAAAACATATGATCTCTTACTTCGTTATTACCAGCAAAAGCCTTAATCCCTGATCTTTGTTCTTAGTGTGAAGTTTGCCTTAATAATTGGAACATGTTTAAACTCTTGTCACTTTTCATCATTACCACCACATTCTCTGATCAGAATCAGACATTACAAGAAGCTGTAATAGACCTTTCATATAAGGACAAATACCAGTGAGGTTTCCCGTCTTCAGCCCAAGCTCTCACTGTACTCCCTCCCTTAGGATCGCAACACAAAGGGGTTCCATGCATGTCAGCTGCCAGAGCTGATGACCTGCTTTGGGGATCTTGGAGAGTAAAACCCTATAaagaattcatttaaaattattgaaactttattttgtacCTAAAGTACATCCGTATTTGCTTTACTGATGAATCACTTTTTATGTCATTTGTAAAGCCATCAGGATATTCATGTATCTTGTATTTGAATGctgaaaatattatgaaaatacaaaccaaaaaaaaatctaaaatatttttttattttacctacCTGTTCCTCCAAAGGTCTTTCTACACTTAATTGTCTGTTGTGTATAGCTTTAtctagaattaaaaatatacacacacatatcaTATATTCAGTTACATGATGCACGTGACTCCAAAGAGGCAACACATTTCTTCTTAATTTGTAGTTTTGTCACATAAAACATGGTGCCTTAAAGATGATGCTAACTGCaagattttgtaaaaaaaaaataaatcagttttcctAGGAGAATGGGGATTTTAAATGtcaaacatttaaacaaagcaCGATTActtggggcagagggagaggtTCTGTGACGGACATAACAGAAATACAGACCCTCAGTAACCCCTTTCTGATGAGAAAACTCACAGATGAATTGGGTGGAAAGCGCTGCAAGAGATTGACTGAAATAGCAATAATCGGATTGGCACAGCCCAGAGATTAAGAATCCGTGGCACCAGAATCCCAGGGGAGACAGAGCGGGAGAGGCCTGGCGGTGCTGCAGGGTGGCTGCAcacagcccggccccagcccagcccagcgccCCTCCCGGGGCCGGCGCTGCTGCCCCCACTCGCAGCCAGGCCCCGAACCCGCTGTCAGAGCGCAGCTCCAGGCACCCCCCGCCTTGCCAGGGACATCAGGTCTATGGGATCCGCCTGCCTGTAGCCAAGCAGAGGGAAAGTTGCGGCTCTTCTCCCCGCACCCGCTGCCGAGCACCCCCCGCAGCCGGGGGGCCGAGAGCCTCACCTTTGCCCCCGGGTTTCGGGAAGCCGTGCCCGCGGCTGGCCATCAGCGACAGCACCTGCACCACCACGGCCAGCTTGAGgaacatcctgctgctgctgctgctgctgctgctgctgctgctcctattgctgctgctgctgctgctgctgctgctgctgctcctattgctgctgctcctattgctgctgctgctgctgctgctgctgctgctcctattgctgctgctgctcctattgctgctgctgctcctattgctgctgctgctgctgctgctgctgctgctgctgctgctgctgctcctattgctgctgctcctattgctgctgctgctgcccggtgCTCGCGAAGGGCGAGCGCggctcggggccggggccgctgccGGGGGCTTCGCTGCCCGCCCCGCCAGGCCCCGCCCCTCGccgccaggccccgcccccggccccgccccccgggCGCTGTCCAGCGGCGCGGTGCTgaagcggcggcggccgggcggAGCCGCCCCGGGACAGAGGGAGGGGCGCGGGCCGGCCGCGCATGCGCGTTCCGCAGCGCCCCCTGGGCAGCGCGGGGCGCCCCGCGGCCTGGCCGGGCCGCCCTGAGGCGTGAGGGccggggggtggcagggggagcGCGCTCAGGActccaggggctgctgcctgggtgGGAGCTGAACAACGGTGTGtattcttccaaaaaaaaggGCCTTTTCCTTGGGTAGCCATAACGGCAGGCGTGCAGGGGGCAGCTGGAAGCATTCCACCTCAAGACGTCTCAGAGCGCCACAATGGCGCCACAATGCGCGGTGTTGAGGCTGCTAAAAATACCGGCCAAAAGCTGGCGCTTTCAGTTTACACCTGAAAACCAAGAGTACAGCTTAACTGCTCAGTCTCTTACTAGTATATAAagttattataataatataacaaGCTGGGAAAATAACATAAACCAGAAGAATAATTACTTGTATGTTAAGCACCAGAAAATACCgcaattcctttattttcccaCGTTAGCAATCACTAAATACTTACACTTTTCATATCATTAAATAATGATAACTTTGGAAGCTCTAGGTTACATCagacttgctttttaaaaataatctgccaGTGATCCACAGatccagagaaaatgaaagaacttCCAGTAATACACAGAGACCCCCCAAATCCTCACCTATCGCATAGCTCCTATTCTTGGAGCCTGTACCGGGGCTATTTTAGACAACTTTTCAAGCATGGTTGTATGTAAAAAAAGTTGTATCTAGAACCATTTTGCATACAACTATGTTTCTATGATAAATGCTTCTAttaatgtgaaatatttcctaTATTATTTCCTAATTCCATACGGGTTGTTGTTTCCCTGGAGCTAAATGACTTCCAGCTTTGCTGGGCCCCTCTGGCAAGAACTGTTGGAGGACTCCGGCTCTGGGAGtgatggaggagagaaaggaacTCAAAACCTGTCCTCACTGAAAGAGAGTAAGACTTCAGGGACAGAAAGACTTCAGCAGCCACTCTAGTTCTTGAAACTGTAGGTGAGAAAGCATGCCAGGAAAGCCGAGCCTAAATTTTCAGGCACAAATGGGTTCCATGTTCAGTCAGGCAACAAGGACCGTACCCAGGGACAAGGCACTCACAGGCATGCCTGCAGCGGGCAGGCACCGAGCGCACCTGCAGTGCCGGGGTCTGCTTCTGTGCATTTGACTCCATGCTCCTTACTGGTGCCCTGGGGAGCTTGTGTGACACGTGACAGCATATCATCTCTGCTAATTGcaagaaaatctgtttaatCATCATAGAAAATGACTGGGGGAAAGTGctgcctttgtttctcactaCATCTCTGTTTTCACTCGGCATCATTTACATCATATACTATTACACACTCCTCTTCACAGCGCAGAGACAATCCAGAGAAGAGCAGAAGCTCTTCTATTTTGGAGTCTATTTTGGCTCCTGCAGAATCAACCCATTTTCTATTCTCGAACTATGTATTTCCAGTAATGATTCATGAGCCAGGAAGAATACCACTTGCCTATCAGATGCCAAGGAGAACTTACAGGAATGGCAATTAGAGTGCTTTTTTACTGTGGCGAAGGCAGTTGATAGAGATCCtagaaaaatgactgaaatgcAGCCTCTCAGTGCTATTTTAGCAGTTGTTTTATAACCACACTTCAAGGTTTTTCATCTAGCTGAcgaaaacagaaaggagatgaaagcagaagaaaacctaACAACAAAACCTCACCTTGCCAAGTTGATGCCTGGATGATAAAATTCTCATACTTCAGtgaatttgctttctttgcatcAGCTCATATGATGCTACACAATAAGCTAAAGATTCTGTAgcctaaaaagaaacaaagaatgtTGGAAAAGCAGTACTGGGGACTCTTTATGCAAGGCATTAGAAATATCTCTAACCATCTGACAGTAAGTCACGTATTTTGCACATATGCGTGCACTATGAATAGTCCTGTTCGTTTCAATGCCATCATCAACACTACGAGAAATTAATGACGCAGAAGCCTGAGGGCTTGTGTGCTAAAAGTCATCCTCCAGAAAGTGTTTATTTGTATCCCATGGCAGGTGATCAGGACTCCGGGCCTTAGTGCGGTGCTAAGCACCGAGCTGGGGACGTCACAGCACGGATCCAAGCTCCAGCACCttcacctgcagcccctcccaGCTTGCTGCGCTCACAGGTTTGGTGCTCACGGCTGAGGAGGTTTTTCAGCTTCTGTGGGACAGCACTGCGGCTTTGCATGAGTGACTCTTCGATGAGATACCCGTAGCCAAtgcatttcttaaaacaaacaaaacctttaaaaacTACCAGTACAAATCTTTTAACTCGGCTTCATGGAAATGTCAAATTTAACACTTGGAAAGCTtctgccctcagcctgcccctgcccggCTGGTTTTCCTGGCTCCCACCACCAGGCGGTTTCTTTACCAGCCGCGCGTTGGGGACGGAGaaattttttctgcatttttttctttctccagagaTTTTTCCTTTGTCGTTTGACCACCTCAGCTTCTCCCCCCCCGCTGCTAGAAGAAAACCCCTCCCACCACCGCCCCCGCCAAAGCACCGTTGGGCTGAGGCAAAAACGAGGCCAATTCGAGCGAATTTCGCTCCGCCGCGCGCCTCGCACGGGAAAGGGGCGGGGCCTCCCCTCAGGGCCCGCGGCCGCGAGCCCCGCCCGCCGCGAGCCCTTCCCGCCCAGCGCCGGCCCCGCCCGCCGCGCCCCTCCCGGCGCAGCGCCCCCTGGCGGCTCCGCGCCCGGAAGCGGGCTCCGAGGCGGGCGTGGCGTGGCGGCGGGCCGGGCCCTGGCTTCCTGGCGGCGCGCGGCGCCATGAGCGAGGTCGTGGAGCGCACGCTGAGCGCGCTGCCCGCCCTGCTGGGCCCGCAGCACcccgcggggcccggccccggccgcccgTCGGCCGGCTCGCGGCTCGGCAGCCTGATCAGGAGCATCACGGCGCTCGGCTCCAAGCACGTACGCGCCGGGgcctgcctccctgctcctccccgcTCCTCCCCTCGCGCCCCGCAAGGGCCTCGCGTCCCCGGGGCCGCGGCTgggggggctcggagcccgCTGGGTGCCCCCGCGCGGGGCTGGGTGTCCGCAGCGctgcggcggggagcggggctgtgcCCGCGGGGCTGGGCAGCCCGACAGATCCTCGTAACCAGTAGTTGCTTCGTGTCTCGCCTCCAGAGCCGTGCACGATTTAAAGTCAGGTTAATTTCTTTTCCCAGGAAGAAGAGAAGCTCATCCAGCAGGAGATAGCCAGTTTGAAAGCCATGGTTTCTGCCCCCACCACTACGCTTGTAAGTCCTGTtagcctgcaggagcagcaggcacaaagtGAAGGGAGCAGCATGCCCCACTCTTTTTGCCTAGTGAACGCATTATCTGCAGCATAGACACGTAATCGTCAGCGTTAAAAAGTACAGATGTCAGTGTATGTGGAGCCTGGTTAAAATAGTGAGGGTACTGTCCTGATCTCTGTTAACAAATTGGGACAATATCGTATGCAGAGTGCAGTCATACTGTGCTCTCAAATAATGTAGGAAAAAAGCTGTGTGATGAAGTATTTCTATCAAATAATGTTCTCTGCAGTCTGACGTTGTTCTtacatttaatttctgcagtGTAAGAAGCTGTGCTTTGTCATATGTTCTGTTGCTCACGTCTGAGTTGTAGGACTTGATGTATATGTCTGGCTTGGGTTAATTAGTGCAGAtctgaaggggaaaataaagtCTTAACCTCATATATATGTGATAACCCATTCTAGGTCAGCGTAGCGACTGCTAAAGATTGCGTTAATAGTGTGATATCTAACGCTTGAGattatttcataatattttttaaattactaatTTGGTGTTGATTATATGTATGGTAATCAAAATTAGATAACAACTTTGAGGGACCTATATGGAGAGTTCTGCTGTTGTGGTCAAAAATCATTATTGATTCACAAAACAATGttcataacaacaaaaaaatcagaag is a genomic window containing:
- the SCG3 gene encoding secretogranin-3 isoform X1, encoding MFLKLAVVVQVLSLMASRGHGFPKPGGKDKAIHNRQLSVERPLEEQIAEAEADKNRKIVPTENKPEFRNYSFADDLNLLKSVAERERNEKERESIRSSLYEQQLAIDDADSTKNRRVVDDYDSTKGGLDYKFQDDPDGLHQLDGTPLTAEDIVQKIATRIYEENDRGVFDKIVSKLLSLGLITESQAYTLEDEVAEVLQQLIANEAKDREKESEDFDYPPSRADSDIKEKQQEKMTSSKTDQDSFSNGEIDDTVDNTWSSSNILERRNELPSEDNFEDLQYFPNFYALLKSLNSETEMKEKETLITIMKTLIDFVKMMVKYGTITPEEGVSYLENLDTMIAVQTKKKLENPSTKTKTKLPADKSSEEADSTKEEAAKMEKEYEISKDSTKNEEQNAAGNSEEPRGKTEAYLEAIRKNIEWLKKHNKQGNKEDYDLSKLRDFIDQQADAYVDKGILDKEEADVIKRIYGSL
- the SCG3 gene encoding secretogranin-3 isoform X2, with product MFLKLAVVVQVLSLMASRGHGFPKPGGKDKAIHNRQLSVERPLEEQIAEAEADKNRKIVPTENKPEFRNYSFADDLNLLKSVAERERNEKERESIRSSLYEQQLAIDDADSTKNRRVVDDYDSTKGGLDYKFQDDPDGLHQLDGTPLTAEDIVQKIATRIYEENDRGVFDKIVSKLLSLGLITESQAYTLEDEVAEVLQQLIANEAKDREKESEDFDYPPSRADSDIKEKQQEKMTSSKTDQDSFSNGEIDDTVDNTWSSSNILERRNELPSEDNFEDLQYFPNFYALLKSLNSETEMKEKETLITIMKTLIDFVKMMVKYGTITPEEGVSYLENLDTMIAVQTKKKLENPSTKTKTKLPADKSSEEADSTKEEAAKMEKEYEISKDSTKNEEQNAAGNSEEPRGKTEAYLEAIRKNIEWLKKHNKQDYDLSKLRDFIDQQADAYVDKGILDKEEADVIKRIYGSL